The nucleotide window CTGGCGATGCTCACCGTCTGGATGAAATGTGCAATCTTACTATACTAACTCTTGCGGAACCAACTATCGCCGAGATTTCGCTGGCTTTGCGTGGCGAGCAAGGGCGAAAAGTAAAGGTACTGGCAACATAGAGCCTGTCTGTTGTGTGCATTGGGCTAGTAAAATGCCTATGCAAAGCACCATTTGAGTCATAATAATCAAGCTTGGTTAAGGAGGATGTTGCAACGTGACTGAAGAAACCTTGGACCTGAGCCTTTTGGAACCGATCTTCGAGGAATTTCAAACCCAGAAGGGGGCCGTGATCCCCGTCTTGCAGCGGGCACAGGAGATCTATGGCTATCTGCCGAAGGAGGTGCTGCAGAGGATCTCCGAACGCATGAAAGTGCCACTGAGCCAGGTATATGGGGTAGTAACCTTCTATGCGCAGTTCTACCTCACAAGGCGTGGCAAACACATCATCCGCCAATGCGATGGTACAGCATGCCATGTGCGTGGCGCCGCGAAAATCATTCAAACCATTCAGCAGGAATTGGGCATTAAGGCTGGGGAAACCACCCCGGATTACCGAGTCACGTACGAAGTGGTTTATTGCCTAGGCTCGTGTGGATTGGCACCCACCGCCATGGTAGACAATGAGGTCGTCGGGCACCTGGTGCCAGAAAAAATGATCGACATAGTGAGAAATCTACACTAGTGCGCGAGTTGTCTTTGCACATCTTAGATGCACTCGAAAACTCAGTAGAGGCTGGGGCAACGCGCATCGAGTTGCTCATTGAGGAGGACTTGCAGAACGACATTCTGAGAATTACGATTAAGGATAATGGACGCGGCATGAGCGAGGATATGGTCAAGAAGGTACTGGATCCCTTCTTTACCACCCGTACTACACGACATGTGGGTCTGGGATTGCCATTGTTTGCCGCAGCAGCCCAGCAATGCAATGGCGCGCTGTACATTCAATCGCAACCCGGGATAGGGACGACGGTGGAAGTTACATTCCAGCACAGCCACATTGATCGCGCTCCTTTGGGTGATATGACAGCAACCTTGCTAGCCGTCCTGATGTCCGAACGACCAGTGGATATTTACTATAAGCATGTCATTGACAAGCGAACTTTCGAGTTCGACACAGCGGAAATACGCCAGGAGCTGGGTGACGTCCCTCTTTCCCATCCAATGATACGGGGATGGCTGGAAACGACACTCAGGGAAGGACTTGCAACGCTGCAGAGTTCTGAAACGAAATAGATAAGGCATAAGTAGCGCGAGATAGTCGCTACTTGGTCGAATGCGATGCCGCGCTACTATTTACAGAGAGACTATTGCGAGAAGAGGAGGCTTTCTGATGCCAAAGCTGAAAACATTGGAAGATTTGAAAAAGCTACGCGAGGAAGCACAAAAGGATATCAAAGTGCGTCTCGAAACCGGTACCAAGATTACGGTAGGCATGGGCACCTGCGGTATTGCTGCTGGTGCGCGTGAGACTATGCACGCCATTCTCGAGGAATTGAAAAAGCGCGAGATCGAGGCCCATGTGACCACTGTCGGCTGCATTGGCATGTGCGTCAAGGAGCCGCTGGTGGACATTGAGCAGGCAGGCAAGCCACGCATCACCTATGGCAACGTGAAGCCAGACATGGTACCCCGGCTTATCGAGGAGCACCTGATCAAGGGCAACGTGGTGGAAGAGTGGGTGGTGGGGCGTCTGCCTACCACCTCGTAACAGCGGTCCTAGGGCAAATTTTTGTTTCTCCGCAATCGTACTCATGCGGAGGCTCATTCTGTTGTCTGATGAAGATACCATGAATCTAGGAGGAATCTAATGGCGGAAGCATTGTATCGAGCCAACGTCCTTGTTTGTGGCGGTACGGGCTGCGCGGCATCAAAATCGCCTGAGGTATTCGAAGCATTGGCTCAGGAGATCAAGCGGAGGGGCCTGGAGGATGAGGTAAGGCTAGTGCAAACTGGCTGCCGTGGTTTCTGCGCCATGGGTCCAGTCATGATCATCTACCCTGAAGGCATTTTCTATTGTCAAGTTCAGCCCTCGGATGTGCCACATCTTGTGGAGGAAACACTAGTTAAGGGCAGGGTAGTGCCTAGACTTACCTACAAAGAACCCATTTCGCATCAATCAGTGCCTTTCTACAAGGATGTGCCTTTCTATGGTAAACAGATACGCATCACATTGCGTAACTGCGGTTTGATCAACCCAGAGAGCATTGACGAGTACATTGCTCGCGATGGCTATGCCGCCCTGAGCAAGGCGCTATCGGAAATGACCCCAGACCAGGTCATCGAAGAAGTCAAACGCTCTGGCCTGCGGGGACGCGGCGGCGCGGGTTTCCTCACTGGATTGAAGTGGGAATTTTGCCGCAAGGCGAAGGGAGAGCCCAAATATCTCATCTGCAATGCAGATGAGGGCGATCCAGGAGCATTCATGGACCGCAGCATCCTAGAGGGAGACCCCCACAGCGTCATCGAAGGGATGATCATCGCCAGTTATGCCATTGGAGCACACCAAGGCTATATCTACTGCCGCGCTGAGTACCCCCTGGCCATTAAGCGCATCAAACTCGCTATCAGCCAGTGTCTCGAATATGGATTGTTGGGGGACAATATTCTCGGCAGTGGCCACAGTTTTCATCTCACTCTCAAAGAAGGCGCGGGCGCTTTCGTATGCGGCGAAGAGACTGCTCTGATGGCATCCATCGAGGGCCGGCGGGGTGAGCCACGTCCCCGTCCGCCTTTCCCTGCTGTTTCGGGTCTATGGGGCAAGCCCAGCAATATCAACAACGTCAAAAGCTACGCCAATGTGCCGCAGATTATCCTCAAAGGCGCGGACTGGTTCGCTAGCATCGGCACGCAGCGCAGCACCGGCACAGCCATTTTTGCCCTGACTGGCAAGGTGAACAATACCGGGCTGGTAGAAGTGCCCATGGGCATCACCCTGGGTGAGATCATCTTTGACATTGGTGGCGGCATCCTCAAGGGCAAGAAATTCAAAGCCGTGCAGACCGGTGGCCCATTGGGCGGCTGTCTCGGTGTTGAGGCGCTGAACACGCCGGTAGACTTTGACTCGCTCAAAGAAATTGGTGCGGTGATGGGCTCCGGCGGTATGATTGTAGTGGACGAAGACACCTGCATGGTCGAGTTTGCCAAGTTCTTCCTCGAATTCGCCACCGCTGAATCTTGTGGCAAATGCGTACCCTGCCGAGTGGGTGGACGACGTCTACTGGAAGTGCTTACCCGAATTACCGAAGGCAAAGGCACGATGGAGGACCTGGACTTGATCAACCAACTGTCCATGGGCATGGAATCCAATTCGCTCTGCGCACTAGGGCAACTCACGCCCGGGCCGGTGAAAGCTGCCTTGCGCTACTTCCATGATGAGTTTGAAGCGCACATTCTCGATAAGCATTGTCCAGCCGGGGTATGTAGAGATTTGGTGCGGGCACCCTGCAGCAATACCTGCCCAGCCGGTGTGGATGTGCCAAGTTATGTTACGCTCATCAGCCAAGGCAAATACGCCGAGGGATTGGAGATACACCGCCAACGCAACCCATTTGCCTTGGTCTGCGGACGCATTTGCCCCGCTTTTTGCGAACGGCGCTGCCGTCGTGGCGAACTGGATGAACCCGTTGCCATCCGCCAACTCAAACGTTTCATGGCTGATCAGGAGATGAAGAATCCCTGGACGCCACCACTGCTTGAAGAACCAAAACGTCAGAAGGTTGCAATCATTGGCGCTGGTCCTGCCGGACTGACCGCGGCGTTACGCTTGGCTCAGTGGGGCTACAAGGTAACAGTCTACGAGGCCGCACCAGTGGCAGGTGGTTGGATGGCCCTTGGCATTCCAGAATACCGATTGCCGCGCGACATCCTTAATGCTGAAATTGATAACATCCGGCGCACTGGGGTCAACATTGTGCTCAACACTGCGCTAGGCAGGGACTTTACGCTAGATGAACTGTTTGACAAAATGGGTTATCACGCTGTTGTGCTGGCTATCGGCGCGCACAGCAGCCGCCGTCTTGGCGTTCCCGGCGAAGACTTGAAAGGCGTGATACATGCTACCACATTCTTGAAAGATGTTGCCTTGGGCAAGCCACCCAAGATGAAAGGCAAGCGTGTAGCTGTGATAGGCGGCGGCAATTCCGCCATTGACGCAGCGCGCACTGCCTTGCGCCTCGGCGCTTCAGAAGTACATGTTGTTTACCGCCGTACACGGGCAGAAATGCCTGCCCAGGACCTTGAGGTCCGCGAAGCTGAGGAAGAAGGCGTCAAATTCCACTTCCTGACCAATCCCATCCGCATCCTAGGAGATACGAAAGTGACTGCCGTCGAGCTGCAGCCACAGGAACTGGGGGAATTCGACAAGAGCGGGCGGCGCCGTCCCATACCTATCGAGGGCGCAGGATATGTTATGGACATAGATGTCATCATTCCGGCCATTGGCCAGGCCCCAGATTTGTCCTGCTTGAACGGCGACAGCCCAGCGACCAACCGCGATGGCACGTTCAAAGTGGGGAGAAAACTGGAGACCTCACGGCCAGGCATTTTTGCGGCAGGGGATGCAGTGCTAGGTCCATCTACGGTGATCGAAGCTGTCGCTCAGGGCAACAAAGTTGCTATGGCCGTAGACGCCTATTTACAGCAAGGCAAGCAGCAATCCAAGGAATCCTGGCTAGCCTACCGCACAGTTGAGGCCGCATGGAATCCCGAGGAATACGCTCAAGCTAAGCGGCCGACGATGCCTACCCAGGCTCCAGAGAAGCGCGTAAGCAACTTTAGCGAAATCGAGCTGGGCTTTACCGAAGAAGTAGCTCGAGAGGAGGCAAGGCGCTGTCTGCGCTGCGATCTTGAACACGAAGCCTTGCGTGCAGCCAAGGCTGAAGAAGTTGCGGAAAAGGAAACTGTTTAAGCAGGAGTAGTGACAAATCAGATAGCGAAAACACAAAAGATGTATCGCTATCTGATTTGTCACACTGCAGCAATCTCAGTATATTATCCTACATTAGTTGATCGCTATTTCTGACAAGGACGCTAAAATCCAAAAAGGAGGCAAGCAACCAATGGCAATGGTCAATCTTGTAATCAACGGCCGCAAAGTTAGTGCGCCAGTAGGTAGCACTGTACTCCAGGCAGCGAAACAGGCGGGCATACAAATACCCACGCTGTGCGACCATCCCGCATTAGCTCCCATTGGGGCCTGTCGCATGTGCTTGGTCGAAATCAAGGGACAGCGTACGCTGCAGCCAGCCTGTACATTCCCCATCACAGAGGGAATGGAAGTGCAGACTCACTCCCCAAGCGTTATCGAGGCACGGCGTTTTGTACTGGAGCTACTGTTATCCGACCACC belongs to Chloroflexota bacterium and includes:
- the nuoE gene encoding NADH-quinone oxidoreductase subunit NuoE produces the protein MTEETLDLSLLEPIFEEFQTQKGAVIPVLQRAQEIYGYLPKEVLQRISERMKVPLSQVYGVVTFYAQFYLTRRGKHIIRQCDGTACHVRGAAKIIQTIQQELGIKAGETTPDYRVTYEVVYCLGSCGLAPTAMVDNEVVGHLVPEKMIDIVRNLH
- the nuoF gene encoding NADH-quinone oxidoreductase subunit NuoF, encoding MAEALYRANVLVCGGTGCAASKSPEVFEALAQEIKRRGLEDEVRLVQTGCRGFCAMGPVMIIYPEGIFYCQVQPSDVPHLVEETLVKGRVVPRLTYKEPISHQSVPFYKDVPFYGKQIRITLRNCGLINPESIDEYIARDGYAALSKALSEMTPDQVIEEVKRSGLRGRGGAGFLTGLKWEFCRKAKGEPKYLICNADEGDPGAFMDRSILEGDPHSVIEGMIIASYAIGAHQGYIYCRAEYPLAIKRIKLAISQCLEYGLLGDNILGSGHSFHLTLKEGAGAFVCGEETALMASIEGRRGEPRPRPPFPAVSGLWGKPSNINNVKSYANVPQIILKGADWFASIGTQRSTGTAIFALTGKVNNTGLVEVPMGITLGEIIFDIGGGILKGKKFKAVQTGGPLGGCLGVEALNTPVDFDSLKEIGAVMGSGGMIVVDEDTCMVEFAKFFLEFATAESCGKCVPCRVGGRRLLEVLTRITEGKGTMEDLDLINQLSMGMESNSLCALGQLTPGPVKAALRYFHDEFEAHILDKHCPAGVCRDLVRAPCSNTCPAGVDVPSYVTLISQGKYAEGLEIHRQRNPFALVCGRICPAFCERRCRRGELDEPVAIRQLKRFMADQEMKNPWTPPLLEEPKRQKVAIIGAGPAGLTAALRLAQWGYKVTVYEAAPVAGGWMALGIPEYRLPRDILNAEIDNIRRTGVNIVLNTALGRDFTLDELFDKMGYHAVVLAIGAHSSRRLGVPGEDLKGVIHATTFLKDVALGKPPKMKGKRVAVIGGGNSAIDAARTALRLGASEVHVVYRRTRAEMPAQDLEVREAEEEGVKFHFLTNPIRILGDTKVTAVELQPQELGEFDKSGRRRPIPIEGAGYVMDIDVIIPAIGQAPDLSCLNGDSPATNRDGTFKVGRKLETSRPGIFAAGDAVLGPSTVIEAVAQGNKVAMAVDAYLQQGKQQSKESWLAYRTVEAAWNPEEYAQAKRPTMPTQAPEKRVSNFSEIELGFTEEVAREEARRCLRCDLEHEALRAAKAEEVAEKETV
- a CDS encoding ATP-binding protein → MRELSLHILDALENSVEAGATRIELLIEEDLQNDILRITIKDNGRGMSEDMVKKVLDPFFTTRTTRHVGLGLPLFAAAAQQCNGALYIQSQPGIGTTVEVTFQHSHIDRAPLGDMTATLLAVLMSERPVDIYYKHVIDKRTFEFDTAEIRQELGDVPLSHPMIRGWLETTLREGLATLQSSETK
- a CDS encoding (2Fe-2S) ferredoxin domain-containing protein encodes the protein MPKLKTLEDLKKLREEAQKDIKVRLETGTKITVGMGTCGIAAGARETMHAILEELKKREIEAHVTTVGCIGMCVKEPLVDIEQAGKPRITYGNVKPDMVPRLIEEHLIKGNVVEEWVVGRLPTTS